One Glycine max cultivar Williams 82 chromosome 6, Glycine_max_v4.0, whole genome shotgun sequence DNA segment encodes these proteins:
- the LOC100790278 gene encoding monosaccharide-sensing protein 2, giving the protein MSGAVLVAVAAAIGNLLQGWDNATIAGSILYIKKEFQLENEPTVEGLIVAMSLIGATVVTTCSGALSDLLGRRPMLIISSMLYFVSSLVMLWSPNVYILLFARLLDGLGIGLAVTLVPLYISETAPPEIRGLLNTLPQFTGSLGMFFSYCMVFGMSLMKAPSWRIMLGVLSIPSLIFFALTLLFLPESPRWLVSKGRMLEAKKVLQRLRGREDVSGEMALLVEGLGVGGDTAIEEYIIGPANELDEEDQSREKDQIKLYGPEQGQSWVARPVAGQNSVGLVSRKGSMVNQSGLVDPLVTLFGSIHEKHPETGSMRSTLFPHFGSMFSVGGNQPRNEDWDEESLAREGDDYVSDAAAGDSDDNLQSPLISRQTTSMDKDITPPAHSNLSSMRQGSLLHGNAGEPTGSTGIGGGWQLAWKWSERESPDGKKEGGFQRIYLHQDGGSGSRRGSVVSLPGGDLPTDGEVVQAAALVSRSALYNKDLMCQRPVGPAMIHPSETIAKGPSWSDLFEPGVKHALIVGVGMQILQQFSGINGVLYYTPQILEQAGVGYLLSSLGLGSTSSSFLISAVTTLLMLPCIAIAMRLMDISGRRTLLLSTIPVLIVALLILVLGSLVDLGTTANASISTISVIVYFCFFVMGFGPIPNILCAEIFPTRVRGLCIAICALTFWICDIIVTYTLPVMLNSLGLAGVFGIYAVACFIAWVFVFLKVPETKGMPLEVIIEFFSVGAKQVDDAKHN; this is encoded by the exons ATGAGTGGAGCTGTTCTTGTTGCTGTTGCTGCTGCCATCGGTAACTTACTACAAGGATGGGATAATGCGACTATTGCAG GATCTATCCTGTACATAAAAAAGGAATTTCAATTAGAAAATGAACCCACAGTTGAAGGTCTAATTGTGGCTATGTCACTTATTGGAGCCACCGTGGTTACTACATGCTCTGGGGCCCTATCAGACTTGCTAGGCCGACGTCCAATGTTGATTATCTCCTCTATGCTTTATTTTGTTAGTTCTCTCGTGATGCTGTGGTCTCCAAATGTTTATATCCTCCTCTTTGCTAGACTTTTAGATGGTTTGGGAATTGGTTTAGCAGTTACCTTGGTTCCTCTTTACATATCTGAGACAGCTCCTCCTGAGATTAGGGGATTACTCAATACACTTCCACAGTTCACTGGTTCTTTGGGAATGTTTTTCTCCTACTGTATGGTGTTTGGGATGTCACTGATGAAGGCGCCTAGCTGGAGAATCATGTTGGGTGTTCTTTCAATcccttctcttattttctttgcaCTCACACTGTTGTTCTTGCCTGAGTCTCCCAGATGGCTTGTCAGTAAGGGCCGAATGCTTGAGGCCAAGAAGGTTTTGCAGCGGCTTCGTGGAAGGGAAGATGTTTCCG GTGAAATGGCTCTACTGGTTGAGGGTCTTGGAGTTGGGGGTGATACAGCCATAGAAGAGTATATAATTGGTCCAGCCAATGAACTTGATGAAGAGGATCAATCCagagaaaaagatcaaattaagtTGTATGGACCGGAACAAGGTCAGTCCTGGGTTGCTAGACCTGTTGCTGGACAAAATTCTGTTGGCCTTGTATCTAGGAAAGGAAGCATGGTAAATCAGAGCGGTCTAGTGGACCCTCTAGTGACCCTCTTTGGTAGTATCCATGAGAAGCACCCGGAAACAGGAAGCATGCGAAGCACCCTTTTTCCACACTTTGGGAGTATGTTTAGTGTTGGGGGAAATCAGCCAAGGAATGAAGATTGGGATGAGGAAAGCCTAGCCAGAGAGGGTGATGATTATGTCTCTGATGCTGCTGCTGGTGATTCTGATGACAATTTGCAGAGTCCATTGATCTCTCGTCAAACAACAAGTATGGATAAGGACATAACTCCTCCTGCCCATAGTAACCTTTCAAGCATGAGGCAAGGTAGTCTTTTACATGGAAATGCAGGAGAACCCACTGGTAGTACTGGGATTGGTGGTGGTTGGCAGCTAGCATGGAAATGGTCTGAAAGAGAGAGCCcagatggaaagaaggaaggtGGATTCCAGAGAATATATTTACACCAAGATGGTGGTTCTGGATCTAGACGTGGGTCTGTGGTTTCACTCCCTGGTGGTGATTTACCAACTGATGGTGAGGTTGTACAGGCTGCTGCTCTGGTGAGTCGGTCAGCCCTTTATAACAAGGACCTTATGTGTCAACGGCCAGTTGGACCAGCTATGATTCATCCGTCTGAAACAATTGCAAAAGGGCCAAGTTGGAGTGACCTTTTTGAACCTGGAGTAAAGCATGCATTAATTGTGGGGGTGGGAATGCAAATTCTTCAGCAG TTCTCTGGTATAAATGGGGTCCTCTACTATACACCTCAAATTCTTGAGCAGGCAGGTGTTGGTTATCTTCTTTCAAGTCTAGGCCTTGGTTCTACTTCTTCGTCCTTTCTTATTAGTGCGGTGACAaccttgttgatgcttccttgTATAGCCATTGCCATGAGGCTCATGGATATTTCGGGCAGAAG GACTTTGCTGCTCAGTACAATCCCCGTCCTAATAGTAGCTCTTCTCATATTAGTCCTGGGGagtcttgtggatttgggaacCACTGCAAATGCATCAATCTCAACCATTAGTGTTATTGTCTATTTCTGTTTCTTTGTCATGGGATTTGGGCCAATTCCTAATATACTTTGTGCAGAGATCTTCCCCACTCGAGTTCGTGGCCTCTGCATTGCCATTTGTGCTCTTACCTTTTGGATCTGTGATATCATTGTCACCTACACACTCCCAGTTATGCTCAATTCTTTAGGCCTCGCTGGTGTTTTTGGTATTTATGCTGTCGCGTGCTTCATAGCATGGGTGTTTGTCTTTTTGAAAGTTCCAGAAACCAAGGGCATGCCACTGGAAGTGATCATTGAGTTCTTCTCTGTTGGAGCAAAACAGGTTGACGATGCCAAGCACAACTGA
- the LOC100795005 gene encoding alpha-1,3-mannosyl-glycoprotein 2-beta-N-acetylglucosaminyltransferase isoform X2: protein MAKVFCDFRFLLLIAAGVFIYIQMRLFATQSEYADRLAAAIEAENHCTSQTRSLIDQISLQQGRIVALEGKDLQRLIDKVQVPVAAVVIMACNRADYLERTINSVLKYQRPISSRYPLFVSQDGSNPNVKSKALSYDQLSYMQHLDFEPVQTERPGELTAYYKIARHYKWALDQLFYKHNFSRVIILEDDMEIAPDFFDYFEAAATLLDKDKSIMAVSSWNDNGQKQFVHDPYELYRSDFFPGLGWMLARSTWDELSPKWPKAYWDDWLRLKENHKGRQFIRPEVCRTYNFGEHGSSLGQFFKQFLEPIKLNDVKVDWKSMDLSYLLEDKYSMHFANVVKKATPVYGADMVLKAYNIDGDVRIKYEDQSDFENIARQFGIFQEWKDGVPRTAYKGVVVFRYQTSRRIFLVGPEYLKLLQIEES, encoded by the exons ATGGCGAAAGTTTTCTGTGATTTTCGGTTTCTTCTCTTGATTGCAGCTGGCGTCTTCATCTATATCCAG ATGAGGCTTTTCGCAACACAATCAGAATATGCTGATCGCCTCGCTGCAGCT ATCGAAGCTGAAAACCATTGTACAAGTCAAACGCGATCGCTGATTGATCAGATTAGCTTGCAACAAGGACGAATTGTGGCCCTGGAAG GAAAAGACCTGCAGAGGCTGATTGATAAAGTGCAG GTTCCGGTGGCTGCTGTTGTGATCATGGCATGTAATCGTGCTGATTACCTGGAGAGGACTATTAATTCTGTATTGAA ATACCAAAGGCCCATTTCTTCAAGATATCCTTTATTTGTATCTCAG GATGGATCAAATCCAAATGTTAAAAGTAAGGCTTTGAGCTATGATCAGTTATCTTATATGCAG CACTTGGATTTTGAACCAGTTCAAACTGAACGGCCTGGAGAGTTAACTGCTTACTACAAAATTGCAC GTCATTACAAGTGGGCTCTAGATCAACTGTTCTACAAGCATAACTTCAGCCGTGTGATCATTCTTGAAG ATGACATGGAAATAGCACCTGATTTCTTTGATTATTTTGAAGCTGCAGCGACTCTCCTTGACAAGGATAA ATCCATTATGGCTGTTTCCTCATGGAATGACAATGGACAAAAGCAGTTTGTACATGATCCAT ATGAACTTTATCGCTCAGACTTCTTTCCTGGATTAGGATGGATGCTGGCCAGATCTACATGGGATGAGCTATCACCAAAATGGCCAAAAGC TTACTGGGATGACTGGTTGAGACTTAAAGAGAATCACAAAGGACGACAGTTTATCCGGCCCGAAGTATGCAGAACATATAATTTTGGTGAGCAT GGTTCTAGTTTGGGACAGTTTTTTAAGCAATTTCTTGAGCCAATCAAGCTGAATGATGTCAAG GTTGATTGGAAATCAATGGATTTGAGCTATTTACTGGAG GATAAATATTCTATGCACTTTGCGAACGTTGTTAAGAAAGCTACACCTGTCTATGGAGCTGACATGGTTCTAAAGGCATATAATATAGATGGCGATGTGCGTATCAAATATGAAGATCAGTCAGACTTTGAAAACATTGCTCGCCAATTTGGTATATTTCAAGAGTGGAAG GATGGTGTGCCCAGGACAGCCTATAAAGGAGTAGTCGTTTTCAGATATCAAACCTCACGACGTATATTCCTTGTTGGTCCAGAATATTTGAAGCTACTTCAGATCGAAGAGTCTTAA
- the LOC100795005 gene encoding alpha-1,3-mannosyl-glycoprotein 2-beta-N-acetylglucosaminyltransferase isoform X1, whose protein sequence is MAKVFCDFRFLLLIAAGVFIYIQMRLFATQSEYADRLAAAIEAENHCTSQTRSLIDQISLQQGRIVALEEEQKRRDQECGQTKSLVQDLERKDLQRLIDKVQVPVAAVVIMACNRADYLERTINSVLKYQRPISSRYPLFVSQDGSNPNVKSKALSYDQLSYMQHLDFEPVQTERPGELTAYYKIARHYKWALDQLFYKHNFSRVIILEDDMEIAPDFFDYFEAAATLLDKDKSIMAVSSWNDNGQKQFVHDPYELYRSDFFPGLGWMLARSTWDELSPKWPKAYWDDWLRLKENHKGRQFIRPEVCRTYNFGEHGSSLGQFFKQFLEPIKLNDVKVDWKSMDLSYLLEDKYSMHFANVVKKATPVYGADMVLKAYNIDGDVRIKYEDQSDFENIARQFGIFQEWKDGVPRTAYKGVVVFRYQTSRRIFLVGPEYLKLLQIEES, encoded by the exons ATGGCGAAAGTTTTCTGTGATTTTCGGTTTCTTCTCTTGATTGCAGCTGGCGTCTTCATCTATATCCAG ATGAGGCTTTTCGCAACACAATCAGAATATGCTGATCGCCTCGCTGCAGCT ATCGAAGCTGAAAACCATTGTACAAGTCAAACGCGATCGCTGATTGATCAGATTAGCTTGCAACAAGGACGAATTGTGGCCCTGGAAG AAGAGCAGAAACGTCGAGACCAAGAATGTGGACAAACAAAGTCTCTTGTACAAGATCTTGAAA GAAAAGACCTGCAGAGGCTGATTGATAAAGTGCAG GTTCCGGTGGCTGCTGTTGTGATCATGGCATGTAATCGTGCTGATTACCTGGAGAGGACTATTAATTCTGTATTGAA ATACCAAAGGCCCATTTCTTCAAGATATCCTTTATTTGTATCTCAG GATGGATCAAATCCAAATGTTAAAAGTAAGGCTTTGAGCTATGATCAGTTATCTTATATGCAG CACTTGGATTTTGAACCAGTTCAAACTGAACGGCCTGGAGAGTTAACTGCTTACTACAAAATTGCAC GTCATTACAAGTGGGCTCTAGATCAACTGTTCTACAAGCATAACTTCAGCCGTGTGATCATTCTTGAAG ATGACATGGAAATAGCACCTGATTTCTTTGATTATTTTGAAGCTGCAGCGACTCTCCTTGACAAGGATAA ATCCATTATGGCTGTTTCCTCATGGAATGACAATGGACAAAAGCAGTTTGTACATGATCCAT ATGAACTTTATCGCTCAGACTTCTTTCCTGGATTAGGATGGATGCTGGCCAGATCTACATGGGATGAGCTATCACCAAAATGGCCAAAAGC TTACTGGGATGACTGGTTGAGACTTAAAGAGAATCACAAAGGACGACAGTTTATCCGGCCCGAAGTATGCAGAACATATAATTTTGGTGAGCAT GGTTCTAGTTTGGGACAGTTTTTTAAGCAATTTCTTGAGCCAATCAAGCTGAATGATGTCAAG GTTGATTGGAAATCAATGGATTTGAGCTATTTACTGGAG GATAAATATTCTATGCACTTTGCGAACGTTGTTAAGAAAGCTACACCTGTCTATGGAGCTGACATGGTTCTAAAGGCATATAATATAGATGGCGATGTGCGTATCAAATATGAAGATCAGTCAGACTTTGAAAACATTGCTCGCCAATTTGGTATATTTCAAGAGTGGAAG GATGGTGTGCCCAGGACAGCCTATAAAGGAGTAGTCGTTTTCAGATATCAAACCTCACGACGTATATTCCTTGTTGGTCCAGAATATTTGAAGCTACTTCAGATCGAAGAGTCTTAA